In a single window of the Leisingera daeponensis DSM 23529 genome:
- a CDS encoding DMT family transporter yields MTPNQTGALLMTAAMAAYTFNDALIKLIGGALPLPQILTIRGIAASILICLLALRLGGLRLRLPGRAWGMIALRCASEVAATYLFLTALMVMPIANVTAVLQVLPLTVTLGAALVLAEPVGWRRLAAIAAGFAGMLLIVRPGPDGFSEGSLYALASVACITARDLVTRRMPPEVPSMTVTLSASLSVLAFGLASSAAVDWQPMGSREWLALLGAALFIFAGYLCSVMTMRVGEIAAIAPFRYSGLLWALILGWLVFGEWPDLLTTAGAAIVAAAGIFTLYRERRQARRLRG; encoded by the coding sequence ATGACCCCCAATCAGACCGGGGCGCTGCTGATGACCGCGGCGATGGCGGCCTATACCTTCAACGATGCGCTGATAAAGCTGATCGGCGGGGCGCTGCCGCTGCCGCAGATCCTGACCATCCGCGGCATCGCCGCCAGTATCCTGATCTGTCTCCTGGCCCTGCGGCTGGGCGGTCTGCGCCTGCGGCTGCCGGGCCGGGCCTGGGGCATGATCGCACTCCGCTGCGCCTCCGAGGTGGCGGCCACCTATCTGTTCCTGACCGCGCTGATGGTGATGCCGATTGCCAATGTCACGGCGGTTCTGCAGGTGCTGCCGCTGACCGTGACCCTGGGCGCCGCGCTGGTCCTGGCGGAGCCGGTGGGCTGGCGCCGGCTGGCGGCGATTGCCGCCGGCTTTGCGGGGATGCTGCTGATCGTGCGCCCGGGCCCGGACGGGTTCAGCGAGGGCAGCCTTTATGCGCTGGCGTCGGTCGCCTGCATCACCGCCCGCGACCTCGTCACCCGCCGGATGCCGCCCGAGGTGCCGTCGATGACGGTAACCCTCTCCGCTTCGCTGTCGGTGCTGGCCTTCGGGCTGGCGTCCTCCGCCGCGGTGGACTGGCAGCCGATGGGCAGCCGTGAATGGCTGGCCCTGCTGGGCGCGGCGCTGTTCATCTTTGCCGGTTACCTGTGCTCGGTGATGACCATGCGGGTGGGCGAGATCGCGGCAATCGCGCCGTTCCGCTACAGCGGGCTTCTCTGGGCGCTGATCCTGGGCTGGCTGGTGTTCGGCGAATGGCCGGATCTGCTGACAACCGCCGGCGCCGCCATCGTGGCCGCGGCCGGCATCTTCACGCTCTACCGGGAACGCCGGCAGGCCCGCCGGCTGCGCGGCTAG
- the rpoB gene encoding DNA-directed RNA polymerase subunit beta codes for MAQSFLGQKRLRKYYGKIREVLEMPNLIEVQKSSYDLFLRSGDAAEPLDGEGIKGVFQSVFPIKDFNETSVLEFVKYSFEKPKYDVEECMQRDMTYSAPLKVTLRLIVFDVDEDTGAKSVKDIKEQDVFMGDMPLMTPNGTFIVNGTERVIVSQMHRSPGVFFDHDKGKTHSSGKLLFACRIIPYRGSWLDFEFDAKDIVFARIDRRRKLPVTTLLYALGLDQEGIMDAYYNTISFKLEKSRGWVAPFFPERVRGTRPTYDLVDAATGEIICEAGKKVTPRAVKKMIEEGTITELLVPFDHIVGKFVAKDIINEDNGAIYVEAGDELTLEYDKDGDLIGGSLKELLDAGITDIPVLDIDNVNVGPYMRNTMAQDKNRTRESALMDIYRVMRPGEPPTVEAASALFDTLFFDSERYDLSAVGRVKMNMRLALDAEDTQRTLRKEDIVACVKALVDLRDGRGDIDDIDHLGNRRVRSVGELMENQYRVGLLRMERAIKERMSSVEIDTVMPQDLINAKPAAAAVREFFGSSQLSQFMDQTNPLSEVTHKRRLSALGPGGLTRERAGFEVRDVHPTHYGRMCPIETPEGPNIGLINSLATFARVNKYGFIETPYRVVKDGQVTDEVHYMSATEEMRHTVAQANASLDENGKFINDLVSTRQSGDYTLAPNESVDLIDVSPKQLVSVAASLIPFLENDDANRALMGSNMQRQAVPLLRAEAPLVGTGIEEKVAIDSGAAIQAKRAGIIDQVDAQRIVIRATEDLELGDAGVDIYRMRKFQRSNQNTCINQRPLVKVGDTVQKGEVIADGPSTDMGELALGKNVVVAFMPWNGYNYEDSILISERIARDDVFTSVHIEEFEVAARDTKLGPEEITRDIPNVGEEALRNLDEAGIVYIGADVEPGDILVGKITPKGESPMTPEEKLLRAIFGEKASDVRDTSLRVKPGDYGTVVEVRVFNRHGVEKDERALQIEREEVERLARDRDDELAILDRNIYARLRGMILGKVAVKGPKGVRAGTEITEDLLDSLSRGQWWMLALEDEQDAQVVEALNEQYEAQKRALDARFEDKVEKVRRGDDLPPGVMKMVKVFIAVKRKLQPGDKMAGRHGNKGVISKVVPMEDMPFLADGTPVDFCLNPLGVPSRMNVGQILETHMGWAARGLGIKVDDALQEYRRSGDLTPVREAMHHAYGDDVYDEGIANMDEDSLIEAAGNVTRGVPIATPVFDGAKEGDVNDALKRAGFDTSGQSILFDGRTGEQFARPVTVGIKYLLKLHHLVDDKIHARSTGPYSLVTQQPLGGKAQFGGQRFGEMEVWALEAYGAAYTLQEMLTVKSDDVAGRTKVYESIVKGEDNFEAGVPESFNVLVKEVRGLGLNMELLDAEVEE; via the coding sequence ATGGCTCAATCGTTCCTTGGCCAGAAACGTCTACGTAAATACTACGGCAAAATCCGCGAAGTGCTGGAAATGCCGAACCTCATTGAGGTGCAGAAATCTTCCTACGATCTGTTCCTGCGCTCCGGCGATGCAGCAGAGCCGCTTGACGGCGAAGGCATCAAAGGTGTGTTCCAGTCGGTCTTCCCGATCAAGGACTTCAACGAAACTTCCGTTCTGGAGTTCGTGAAGTACTCCTTCGAGAAGCCGAAATACGACGTCGAAGAATGCATGCAGCGCGACATGACCTACAGCGCGCCGCTGAAGGTGACCCTGCGCCTCATCGTCTTTGATGTCGACGAGGACACCGGCGCCAAGTCCGTGAAGGACATCAAGGAACAGGACGTCTTCATGGGCGACATGCCCCTGATGACCCCGAACGGCACCTTTATCGTGAACGGCACCGAGCGCGTGATCGTGTCCCAGATGCACCGCTCGCCGGGCGTGTTCTTCGATCACGACAAAGGCAAGACCCACTCCTCGGGCAAGCTGCTGTTTGCCTGCCGCATCATCCCGTACCGCGGCTCCTGGCTCGACTTCGAATTCGACGCCAAGGACATCGTCTTTGCCCGTATCGACCGCCGCCGCAAGCTGCCGGTGACCACGCTGCTGTATGCCCTGGGCCTGGACCAGGAAGGCATCATGGATGCCTATTACAACACCATCTCCTTCAAGCTGGAGAAATCCCGCGGCTGGGTCGCGCCGTTCTTCCCGGAACGCGTGCGCGGCACCCGCCCGACCTATGACCTGGTGGACGCTGCCACCGGCGAGATCATCTGCGAAGCGGGCAAGAAAGTCACTCCGCGCGCCGTCAAAAAGATGATCGAGGAAGGCACCATCACCGAGCTGCTGGTGCCCTTCGACCACATCGTCGGCAAGTTCGTCGCCAAGGACATCATCAACGAAGACAACGGCGCGATCTACGTCGAGGCCGGCGATGAGCTGACCCTGGAATACGACAAGGACGGCGACCTGATCGGCGGCTCCCTGAAAGAGCTGCTGGACGCGGGCATCACCGACATTCCGGTGCTGGACATCGACAACGTCAACGTCGGCCCCTACATGCGCAACACCATGGCGCAGGACAAGAACCGGACCCGCGAAAGCGCGCTCATGGACATCTACCGTGTGATGCGCCCGGGCGAGCCGCCCACCGTCGAGGCCGCGTCGGCCCTGTTCGACACCCTGTTCTTCGACTCCGAGCGTTACGACCTCAGCGCCGTTGGCCGCGTGAAGATGAACATGCGCCTGGCGCTCGACGCCGAGGACACCCAGCGCACCCTGCGCAAGGAAGACATCGTCGCCTGTGTCAAGGCGCTGGTTGACCTGCGCGACGGCCGTGGCGATATCGACGACATCGACCACCTGGGCAACCGCCGCGTGCGCTCCGTCGGCGAGCTGATGGAAAACCAGTACCGCGTCGGCCTCCTGCGCATGGAGCGTGCGATCAAGGAGCGGATGTCCTCCGTCGAGATCGACACCGTGATGCCGCAGGACCTGATCAACGCGAAACCGGCAGCCGCCGCGGTGCGTGAATTCTTCGGCTCCTCGCAGCTGTCGCAGTTCATGGACCAGACCAACCCGCTGTCGGAAGTCACCCACAAACGCCGCCTGTCGGCGCTTGGCCCGGGCGGTCTGACCCGCGAGCGTGCAGGCTTCGAGGTCCGCGACGTTCACCCGACCCACTATGGCCGGATGTGCCCGATTGAGACCCCGGAAGGCCCGAACATCGGTCTGATCAACTCGCTGGCGACCTTCGCGCGCGTCAACAAGTACGGTTTCATCGAAACGCCTTACCGCGTGGTGAAAGACGGACAGGTGACCGACGAGGTTCACTACATGTCCGCCACCGAGGAAATGCGTCACACCGTGGCGCAGGCAAACGCCTCGCTGGATGAAAACGGCAAGTTCATCAACGACCTGGTGTCGACCCGCCAGTCGGGTGACTACACTCTGGCGCCGAACGAAAGCGTCGACCTGATCGACGTGTCGCCCAAGCAGCTGGTCTCGGTTGCGGCCTCGCTGATCCCGTTCCTGGAAAACGACGACGCCAACCGCGCTCTGATGGGCTCGAACATGCAGCGTCAGGCGGTTCCGCTGCTGCGCGCAGAGGCGCCGCTGGTCGGCACCGGCATCGAGGAAAAGGTTGCGATCGACTCCGGCGCGGCCATCCAGGCGAAGCGTGCGGGCATCATCGACCAGGTTGATGCGCAGCGTATCGTGATCCGGGCCACCGAGGACCTGGAACTGGGCGACGCGGGCGTGGACATCTACCGCATGCGCAAGTTCCAGCGCTCGAACCAAAACACCTGTATCAACCAGCGTCCGCTGGTGAAGGTGGGCGACACCGTTCAGAAAGGCGAAGTCATCGCCGACGGCCCGTCGACCGATATGGGCGAACTGGCTCTGGGCAAGAACGTGGTCGTCGCGTTCATGCCGTGGAACGGCTACAACTACGAAGACTCCATCCTGATCTCCGAGCGCATTGCGCGTGACGACGTCTTCACCTCGGTCCACATCGAGGAATTCGAAGTCGCCGCCCGCGACACCAAGCTCGGGCCGGAAGAAATCACCCGCGACATCCCCAACGTCGGCGAGGAAGCCCTGCGCAACCTCGACGAAGCGGGCATCGTCTACATCGGCGCCGATGTGGAGCCGGGCGACATTCTGGTCGGCAAGATCACTCCGAAGGGCGAAAGCCCGATGACCCCGGAAGAGAAGCTCCTGCGCGCCATCTTCGGCGAGAAGGCTTCCGACGTGCGCGACACCTCGCTGCGCGTGAAGCCGGGCGACTACGGCACCGTCGTGGAAGTGCGCGTCTTCAACCGCCACGGTGTGGAGAAAGACGAGCGCGCGCTGCAGATCGAGCGTGAGGAAGTCGAGCGTCTGGCCCGTGACCGGGACGACGAGCTGGCGATCCTGGACCGCAACATCTATGCCCGCCTGCGCGGCATGATCCTGGGCAAAGTGGCCGTCAAAGGCCCGAAAGGCGTGCGTGCCGGCACCGAAATCACCGAGGATCTGCTGGACTCCCTGTCCCGCGGCCAGTGGTGGATGCTGGCGCTGGAAGACGAACAGGACGCCCAGGTTGTCGAGGCCCTGAACGAGCAGTACGAGGCGCAGAAGCGCGCCCTGGACGCCCGTTTCGAGGACAAGGTCGAGAAGGTCCGCCGCGGCGACGACCTGCCGCCGGGTGTGATGAAGATGGTCAAGGTCTTCATCGCTGTGAAGCGCAAGCTGCAGCCGGGCGACAAGATGGCCGGCCGTCACGGCAACAAGGGTGTGATCTCGAAAGTGGTGCCGATGGAGGACATGCCGTTCCTCGCCGACGGCACCCCGGTCGACTTCTGCCTCAACCCGCTGGGCGTGCCGTCGCGGATGAACGTCGGTCAGATCCTGGAGACCCACATGGGCTGGGCCGCACGCGGCCTCGGCATCAAGGTGGATGACGCGCTGCAGGAATACCGCCGCTCGGGCGACCTGACCCCGGTCCGTGAAGCGATGCACCACGCCTATGGCGACGATGTCTATGACGAAGGCATCGCCAATATGGACGAGGACTCGCTGATCGAAGCCGCAGGCAACGTGACCCGCGGTGTGCCGATTGCGACCCCGGTCTTTGACGGCGCCAAGGAAGGCGACGTGAACGACGCGCTGAAGCGTGCGGGCTTTGACACCTCGGGCCAGTCGATCCTGTTCGACGGCCGCACCGGCGAGCAGTTCGCGCGTCCGGTGACCGTGGGCATCAAGTACCTGCTGAAGCTGCACCACCTGGTGGACGACAAGATCCACGCGCGTTCCACCGGCCCGTACTCGCTGGTTACCCAGCAGCCGCTGGGCGGTAAGGCGCAGTTCGGCGGTCAGCGCTTCGGGGAGATGGAAGTCTGGGCGCTGGAAGCCTATGGCGCCGCCTACACCCTGCAGGAGATGCTCACCGTGAAATCGGATGACGTCGCCGGCCGGACCAAGGTCTATGAGTCGATCGTCAAGGGCGAGGATAACTTCGAGGCGGGCGTGCCGGAATCGTTCAACGTTCTGGTGAAAGAAGTCCGCGGCCTCGGCCTGAACATGGAACTCCTGGATGCGGAGGTTGAGGAGTAA
- the rpoC gene encoding DNA-directed RNA polymerase subunit beta' → MNQEITNNPFNPLTPPKVFDEIKVSLASPERILSWSYGEIKKPETINYRTFKPERDGLFCARIFGPIKDYECLCGKYKRMKYRGVVCEKCGVEVTLQKVRRERMGHIELAAPVAHIWFLKSLPSRIGLMLDMTLRDLERVLYFENYVVIEPGLTDLTYGQMMTEEEFMDAQDAYGMDAFTANIGAEAIRDMLAQIDLESEAETLRAELAEATGELKPKKIIKRLKVVESFLESGNRPEWMIMTVIPVIPPELRPLVPLDGGRFATSDLNDLYRRVINRNNRLKRLIELRAPDIIVRNEKRMLQESVDALFDNGRRGRVITGANKRPLKSLSDMLKGKQGRFRQNLLGKRVDFSGRSVIVTGPELKLHQCGLPKKMALELFKPFIYSRLEAKGLSSTVKQAKKLVEKERPEVWDILDEVIREHPVMLNRAPTLHRLGIQAFEPTLIEGKAIQLHPLVCSAFNADFDGDQMAVHVPLSLEAQLEARVLMMSTNNVLSPANGAPIIVPSQDMILGLYYVTLEREGMPGEGKIFGTIDEVQHALDAGEVHLHTKITARITQIDEEGNEVLKRYETTPGRVRLGALLPKNAKAPFELVNRLLRKKEVQQVIDTVYRYCGQKESVIFCDQIMTMGFREAFKAGISFGKDDMVIPDTKWTIVDDTREQVKDFEQQYMDGLITQGEKYNKVVDAWSKCNDKVTEAMMNTISADKRDENGAVMEPNSVYMMAHSGARGSVTQMKQLGGMRGLMAKPNGDIIETPIISNFKEGLTVLEYFNSTHGARKGLSDTALKTANSGYLTRRLVDVAQDCIVREIDCGTDRAITAEAAVNDGEVVASLGERILGRVAADDILRPGTEEVIVAAGQLIDERMADAVEEAGVQSTRIRSPLTCESEEGVCAMCYGRDLARGTRVNTGEAVGIIAAQSIGEPGTQLTMRTFHIGGVAQGGQQSFLEASQEGKIVFEMPQTLENANGETLVVGRNMKLIIQDEHGEERASHKLGYGSKLFVKEGQQVKRGDKLFEWDPYTLPIIAEKPGTAKYVDLVSGLAVRDETDEATGMTQKIVIDWRAAPKGSELKPEIILVDEGGEPVRSDAGNPLTYPMSVDAILSVEDGQQIMAGDVVARIPREGAKTKDITGGLPRVAELFEARRPKDHAIIAEIDGYVRFGRDYKNKRRISIEPSDESMEPVEYMVPKGKHIPVQEGDFVQKGDYIMDGNPAPHDILSIMGVEALANYMIDEVQDVYRLQGVKINDKHIEVIVRQMLQKWEISDSGDTTLLKGEHVDKQEFDAANDKAIARGKRPAQGEPILLGITKASLQTRSFISAASFQETTRVLTEASVQGKRDKLVGLKENVIVGRLIPAGTGGATQRVRQIAQSRDNVVLEARREEAEAAAALAAPVMDEDAMGGDDLDILVETPESRD, encoded by the coding sequence ATGAACCAGGAAATCACCAACAACCCGTTCAACCCGCTGACCCCGCCGAAGGTCTTTGATGAAATCAAAGTCTCGCTGGCCAGCCCGGAACGGATCCTGTCTTGGTCCTACGGCGAAATCAAAAAGCCCGAGACCATCAACTACCGGACCTTCAAGCCGGAGCGCGACGGCCTGTTCTGCGCCCGCATCTTCGGCCCGATCAAAGACTACGAATGCCTGTGCGGCAAATACAAGCGGATGAAGTACCGCGGCGTCGTCTGTGAAAAATGCGGCGTCGAGGTCACCCTGCAGAAAGTGCGCCGCGAGCGCATGGGTCACATCGAGCTGGCAGCACCTGTCGCGCACATCTGGTTTCTGAAGTCGCTGCCCAGCCGCATCGGCCTGATGCTGGACATGACCCTGCGCGATCTCGAGCGGGTTCTGTACTTCGAAAACTACGTCGTTATCGAGCCGGGCCTCACGGATCTGACCTATGGTCAGATGATGACCGAAGAAGAGTTCATGGACGCCCAGGACGCCTATGGCATGGACGCCTTCACCGCCAATATCGGCGCTGAAGCGATCCGTGACATGCTGGCCCAGATCGACCTGGAATCGGAAGCCGAAACGCTGCGCGCCGAACTGGCCGAAGCGACCGGCGAACTGAAGCCCAAGAAGATCATCAAGCGTCTGAAAGTCGTGGAATCCTTCCTGGAATCGGGCAACCGTCCGGAATGGATGATCATGACCGTGATCCCGGTCATTCCGCCGGAACTGCGCCCGCTGGTTCCGCTGGACGGCGGCCGCTTTGCGACCTCCGACCTCAACGACCTGTACCGCCGCGTGATCAACCGGAACAACCGCCTGAAGCGGCTGATCGAACTGCGCGCGCCGGACATCATCGTCCGCAACGAAAAGCGGATGCTGCAGGAATCCGTGGACGCGCTGTTCGACAACGGCCGCCGCGGCCGCGTCATCACCGGCGCCAACAAGCGCCCGCTGAAGTCGCTCTCCGACATGCTGAAAGGCAAGCAGGGCCGCTTCCGCCAGAACCTTCTGGGTAAACGCGTCGACTTCTCCGGCCGTTCGGTGATCGTGACCGGTCCTGAGCTGAAGCTGCACCAGTGCGGCCTGCCCAAGAAGATGGCGCTCGAGCTGTTCAAGCCGTTCATCTACTCGCGTCTGGAGGCCAAGGGCCTGTCCTCGACCGTGAAGCAGGCGAAGAAGCTGGTCGAAAAAGAGCGTCCCGAAGTGTGGGATATCCTGGACGAGGTGATCCGCGAGCACCCGGTGATGCTGAACCGCGCACCGACGCTGCACCGTCTGGGTATCCAGGCGTTCGAACCCACGCTGATCGAAGGCAAGGCCATCCAGCTGCACCCGCTGGTCTGCTCGGCGTTCAACGCGGACTTCGACGGCGACCAGATGGCTGTGCACGTCCCGCTGAGCCTTGAGGCCCAGCTGGAAGCGCGCGTCCTGATGATGTCCACGAACAACGTTCTGTCGCCCGCCAACGGCGCGCCGATCATCGTTCCCTCGCAGGATATGATCCTGGGTCTCTACTATGTGACCCTGGAACGCGAAGGTATGCCCGGCGAAGGCAAGATCTTTGGCACCATCGACGAGGTTCAGCACGCGCTGGACGCCGGCGAAGTGCACCTGCACACCAAGATCACCGCGCGGATCACCCAGATCGACGAGGAAGGCAACGAGGTTCTCAAGCGTTATGAGACCACCCCGGGCCGTGTCCGCCTGGGCGCGCTGCTGCCGAAAAACGCCAAGGCGCCGTTCGAGCTGGTCAACCGCCTCCTGCGGAAGAAAGAAGTTCAGCAGGTCATCGACACCGTCTACCGCTACTGCGGCCAGAAAGAGTCGGTCATCTTCTGCGACCAGATCATGACCATGGGCTTCCGCGAGGCGTTCAAGGCCGGCATCTCCTTCGGCAAGGACGACATGGTGATCCCCGACACCAAGTGGACCATCGTCGATGACACCCGCGAGCAGGTGAAAGACTTCGAACAGCAGTACATGGACGGCCTGATTACTCAGGGCGAAAAGTACAACAAGGTTGTCGATGCCTGGTCGAAGTGCAACGACAAGGTCACCGAGGCGATGATGAACACCATCTCCGCCGACAAGCGGGATGAGAATGGCGCCGTGATGGAACCGAACTCGGTTTACATGATGGCCCACTCCGGTGCGCGTGGCTCGGTTACGCAGATGAAGCAGCTGGGCGGTATGCGCGGCCTGATGGCCAAGCCGAACGGCGACATCATCGAGACCCCGATCATCTCGAACTTTAAAGAAGGCCTGACCGTTCTCGAGTACTTCAACTCGACCCACGGTGCCCGTAAGGGTCTGTCGGATACCGCGCTGAAGACGGCGAACTCGGGTTACCTGACCCGCCGTCTGGTGGACGTGGCGCAGGACTGCATCGTTCGCGAGATCGATTGCGGCACGGATCGCGCGATCACCGCGGAAGCGGCTGTGAACGACGGCGAGGTCGTGGCGTCTCTGGGCGAGCGCATCCTGGGCCGTGTGGCTGCGGATGACATCCTGCGCCCCGGCACCGAGGAAGTCATCGTGGCCGCGGGCCAGCTGATCGACGAGCGGATGGCGGACGCAGTGGAAGAGGCCGGCGTGCAGTCGACCCGCATCCGCTCGCCGCTGACCTGCGAAAGCGAAGAGGGCGTCTGCGCCATGTGCTACGGCCGTGACCTGGCCCGCGGCACCCGCGTGAACACCGGCGAGGCCGTCGGCATCATCGCGGCGCAGTCGATCGGTGAACCCGGCACCCAGCTGACCATGCGGACCTTTCACATCGGCGGCGTTGCCCAGGGCGGCCAGCAGTCGTTCCTGGAAGCCAGCCAGGAAGGCAAGATCGTCTTCGAGATGCCGCAGACCCTGGAGAACGCCAACGGCGAAACTCTGGTTGTCGGCCGCAACATGAAGCTGATCATCCAGGACGAGCACGGCGAAGAGCGCGCCAGCCACAAGCTGGGCTACGGCTCCAAGCTGTTCGTCAAGGAAGGCCAGCAGGTCAAGCGCGGCGACAAGCTGTTCGAATGGGACCCCTACACCCTGCCGATCATCGCCGAGAAGCCGGGTACCGCCAAGTATGTCGACCTGGTCTCGGGCCTGGCTGTCCGCGACGAGACCGACGAAGCCACCGGCATGACCCAGAAGATCGTGATCGACTGGCGTGCGGCTCCGAAGGGCTCCGAACTGAAGCCGGAGATCATCCTGGTCGACGAGGGCGGCGAGCCGGTGCGCAGCGATGCGGGCAACCCGCTGACCTACCCGATGTCCGTGGACGCCATCCTGTCGGTCGAAGACGGCCAGCAGATCATGGCAGGCGACGTCGTTGCGCGTATCCCGCGTGAAGGCGCCAAGACCAAGGACATCACCGGTGGTCTGCCGCGCGTTGCGGAACTGTTCGAAGCCCGCCGTCCGAAGGATCACGCGATCATCGCCGAAATCGATGGTTACGTGCGCTTCGGCCGCGACTACAAGAACAAGCGCCGCATCTCGATCGAGCCGAGCGACGAGTCGATGGAGCCCGTCGAATACATGGTGCCCAAGGGCAAGCACATTCCGGTTCAGGAAGGTGATTTTGTCCAGAAGGGCGACTACATCATGGACGGCAACCCGGCGCCGCATGACATCCTGTCCATCATGGGTGTCGAGGCACTGGCGAACTACATGATCGACGAGGTCCAGGACGTCTACCGCCTGCAGGGTGTGAAGATCAACGACAAGCACATCGAGGTGATCGTTCGCCAGATGCTGCAGAAGTGGGAGATCTCCGACTCCGGCGACACCACGCTGCTGAAAGGCGAGCACGTGGACAAGCAGGAGTTCGACGCTGCCAACGACAAGGCGATTGCCCGCGGCAAGCGCCCGGCGCAGGGCGAACCGATCCTGCTCGGCATCACCAAGGCGTCGCTGCAGACCCGCTCCTTCATCTCGGCGGCCTCCTTCCAGGAGACCACCCGCGTCCTCACCGAGGCCTCGGTGCAGGGCAAGAGGGACAAGCTGGTCGGCCTCAAGGAGAACGTCATCGTGGGCCGCCTGATCCCGGCCGGCACCGGCGGCGCCACCCAGCGGGTGCGCCAGATCGCCCAGAGCCGCGACAACGTGGTGCTGGAAGCCCGCCGCGAAGAAGCCGAAGCCGCTGCAGCCCTGGCTGCTCCGGTGATGGACGAGGACGCGATGGGCGGCGACGACCTGGATATCCTGGTCGAAACCCCGGAAAGCCGCGACTAA
- the rpsG gene encoding 30S ribosomal protein S7 has translation MSRRHAAEKREVLPDAKFGDRVLTKFMNNLMIDGKKSVAERIVYNAFDRVESKIKRAPVEVFHEALDNIKPSVEVRSRRVGGATYQVPVEVRPERREALAIRWLIAAARNRNENTMEERLAGELMDAVQSRGTAVKKREDTHKMAEANKAFSHYRW, from the coding sequence ATGTCCCGTCGTCACGCCGCAGAGAAGCGCGAAGTCCTGCCCGACGCCAAGTTCGGCGACCGCGTTCTGACCAAATTCATGAACAACCTGATGATCGACGGCAAGAAGTCGGTCGCAGAGCGTATTGTCTACAACGCGTTTGACCGCGTTGAGAGCAAGATCAAGCGCGCTCCGGTTGAAGTCTTCCACGAAGCGCTGGACAACATCAAACCGTCCGTCGAGGTCCGCTCCCGCCGTGTTGGTGGTGCGACCTACCAGGTTCCGGTTGAAGTCCGCCCCGAGCGCCGCGAAGCGCTGGCCATCCGCTGGCTGATCGCTGCTGCACGCAACCGCAACGAAAACACCATGGAAGAGCGCCTCGCAGGCGAGCTGATGGACGCCGTCCAGTCCCGTGGCACCGCGGTCAAGAAGCGCGAAGACACCCACAAGATGGCCGAGGCGAACAAAGCCTTCAGCCACTATCGCTGGTAA
- the rpsL gene encoding 30S ribosomal protein S12: MPTIQQLIRKPRQPKRKVSKSQHLEQCPQKRGVCTRVYTTTPKKPNSAMRKVAKVRLTNGFEVISYIPGESHNLQEHSVVLIRGGRVKDLPGVRYHILRGVLDTQGVKDRKQRRSKYGAKRPK, encoded by the coding sequence ATGCCAACGATCCAGCAGCTGATCCGCAAGCCGCGTCAGCCGAAACGCAAAGTTTCGAAGTCCCAGCACCTCGAGCAGTGCCCGCAGAAGCGCGGCGTCTGCACCCGCGTGTACACCACCACTCCGAAGAAGCCGAACTCCGCTATGCGGAAAGTTGCGAAGGTCCGCCTGACCAACGGTTTCGAAGTGATCTCCTACATCCCCGGTGAAAGCCACAACCTTCAGGAACACTCTGTGGTTCTGATCCGCGGCGGCCGGGTAAAAGACCTTCCGGGTGTCCGTTACCACATCCTGCGCGGTGTTCTGGATACCCAGGGCGTCAAAGACCGTAAGCAGCGCCGCTCGAAGTACGGCGCGAAGCGTCCTAAGTAA
- a CDS encoding putative rhamnosyl transferase: MQVIGLCRFSYPAIGGFQVEHETIEQRIAYLYDAERMEERFRLLETIALPCLREQTDQDFTLIVVTGDSLPRIHRDRLHDLTADMPQVQIRAEPPRRHREVMKEILNSARRDPDQPCLQFRHDDDDAVSVDFTERLRAAAGDCQGLLRKNRSVAFDFNRGYLAEAGPQGIRAAEDVFPYVVAALGMYVRGGCPLTVMNFAHHKINRFMPTVTVTDAPMFVRTRNRFNDSRDMAGGPALEPLTPELAGAFEARFAVREARVRDVFGKDRAA; encoded by the coding sequence ATGCAGGTCATCGGGCTGTGCCGGTTCTCTTACCCGGCGATCGGCGGGTTTCAGGTGGAACATGAAACAATCGAACAGCGCATCGCCTATCTGTATGACGCCGAGCGGATGGAGGAGCGTTTCCGGCTGCTGGAAACCATCGCCCTGCCCTGCCTGCGGGAGCAGACCGACCAGGATTTCACGCTGATCGTGGTCACCGGCGACAGCCTGCCGCGCATCCATCGGGACCGGCTGCACGACCTGACCGCGGACATGCCGCAGGTCCAGATCCGCGCGGAGCCGCCGCGCCGCCACCGCGAGGTGATGAAAGAGATCCTCAACAGCGCCCGCCGCGATCCGGACCAGCCTTGCCTGCAGTTCCGCCATGATGACGACGATGCCGTTTCGGTGGATTTCACCGAACGGCTGCGTGCGGCAGCCGGGGATTGCCAGGGACTGCTGCGGAAGAACCGCAGCGTGGCGTTCGACTTCAACCGCGGCTATCTGGCGGAGGCCGGGCCGCAGGGGATCCGCGCGGCGGAGGACGTTTTTCCCTATGTGGTGGCCGCCCTGGGCATGTATGTGCGCGGCGGCTGCCCGCTGACGGTCATGAATTTCGCCCACCACAAGATCAACCGCTTCATGCCGACCGTCACGGTGACCGACGCGCCGATGTTCGTGCGCACCCGCAACCGGTTCAACGACTCGCGCGATATGGCAGGCGGCCCGGCGCTGGAGCCGCTGACGCCGGAGCTGGCGGGGGCCTTCGAAGCGCGCTTTGCGGTCCGGGAGGCCCGGGTCAGGGACGTCTTTGGCAAAGACCGGGCCGCCTAG